A single Cryomorphaceae bacterium DNA region contains:
- a CDS encoding TonB-dependent receptor: MLRNTVLTIGLSLLSLFAQAQDYGTLRGFVYEKETGEPVMFANVILEGTTFGASTNIDGFFTIAKVPTGTYTALGLYIGYDTASVEVSIQKDKITTEKFYLGESSVQLTTVEVSAERQEMKTEVRTSVTKVTAKEITTMPAVGGEPDLAQYLQVLPGVIFTGDQGGQLYIRGGAPVHNLTLLDGMVIYNPFHSIGFFSVFDTDIIRNADVYTGGMPAEYGGRISSTMDVSIRDGNKNRLAGKIGASTFATKLMLEGPLRNNEKGSTTFLVSAKRSYLEESSQIFYDYASEDGLPFGFTDLYAKLSSSNSSGSKFNVFGFNFRDRVNYAGVQEMNWNSYGAGSNFVLVPAASPFLMQGDFSFSNYAIELDEGDGLPRTSEVGGFNLGLDFTYFLPNDRNLEYGLDIQGFNTDFIFFNSLGRKIEQRQSTTELAGYLKYKWNTARWVWDLGFRMHYYASLSSASPEPRIGVKFNATEKLRFKASGGLYSQNLIAANSDRDVVNLFYGFLSGSDNIPDEFRGEPVNNPLQKGRHVIFGFEYDLTDRIDVNVEGYIKDFNQMTNINRNKIYEDNLSNNDKPEYLVKDFIIETGLARGIDVSMKYADKNMYVWFVYSLGKVTRTDEFITYAPHFDRRHNINIVTTYKFGKDDAWEINGRWNFGSGFPFTQTAGFYELLNFEDGINTDPSNTNGELGIVYDDLNGGRLPTYHRLDLGMKRTWKWGQHNVLEAILSITNVYDRQNIFYFDRVDYERVDQLPILPSVGFTYSF; this comes from the coding sequence ATGCTACGAAACACAGTCCTGACTATTGGGCTCTCTCTTTTGTCACTTTTTGCCCAGGCTCAGGATTACGGTACCCTAAGGGGATTTGTATACGAGAAAGAAACAGGTGAGCCGGTTATGTTCGCCAATGTTATTTTGGAAGGAACCACTTTTGGAGCCTCCACAAACATTGACGGGTTTTTCACAATCGCCAAGGTTCCTACAGGAACTTATACTGCCCTTGGACTCTACATTGGATACGACACCGCCTCGGTGGAAGTGAGTATCCAAAAAGATAAGATCACTACTGAGAAATTCTACCTCGGAGAGTCGAGCGTGCAGCTGACTACTGTTGAGGTTTCGGCTGAGCGTCAAGAAATGAAAACGGAGGTGCGTACTTCTGTGACCAAGGTGACCGCCAAGGAGATTACGACCATGCCGGCAGTGGGAGGGGAGCCCGATTTGGCTCAATATCTTCAAGTACTGCCTGGAGTGATTTTCACCGGAGACCAGGGAGGTCAGCTCTACATTCGTGGTGGTGCGCCTGTGCACAACTTGACTCTTTTGGACGGAATGGTCATCTACAATCCGTTTCATTCCATAGGTTTCTTCTCTGTATTTGATACGGATATCATCCGCAACGCAGATGTATATACAGGGGGTATGCCTGCTGAATACGGAGGGCGAATTTCCTCAACGATGGACGTCAGTATTCGTGACGGGAACAAGAATCGCTTAGCCGGAAAAATTGGAGCGAGCACCTTCGCCACCAAGCTCATGCTTGAAGGTCCGTTGAGAAACAATGAAAAAGGGAGCACCACTTTTTTGGTAAGTGCCAAGCGCAGCTACTTGGAAGAGAGTTCTCAAATCTTCTACGACTACGCTTCTGAAGATGGACTTCCATTCGGCTTTACGGATCTCTATGCTAAGTTGAGCTCTAGCAATAGCTCGGGTTCGAAGTTCAATGTCTTTGGTTTCAATTTCCGTGACCGCGTAAACTACGCAGGTGTTCAGGAGATGAACTGGAACAGCTACGGTGCTGGATCGAATTTCGTATTGGTGCCTGCAGCTTCTCCCTTCTTGATGCAAGGAGATTTTAGCTTCTCAAACTACGCTATTGAATTGGACGAGGGGGACGGACTTCCTCGTACCAGTGAGGTCGGCGGATTTAACCTAGGATTGGATTTCACCTACTTCCTTCCTAATGATCGAAACCTAGAGTACGGATTAGATATTCAAGGATTCAACACAGATTTTATCTTCTTCAACAGCCTCGGTCGTAAGATCGAGCAGCGCCAGAGCACTACGGAGCTCGCGGGATACTTGAAATACAAATGGAATACCGCGCGCTGGGTTTGGGATCTGGGATTCCGTATGCACTACTACGCTTCTTTGAGTTCAGCTAGCCCGGAACCGCGTATTGGAGTGAAGTTCAACGCCACCGAGAAGTTGCGATTCAAGGCAAGCGGTGGATTGTATAGTCAGAACTTGATTGCAGCAAATAGTGATCGCGATGTGGTCAACCTCTTTTACGGTTTCTTAAGTGGTAGCGATAATATTCCGGACGAGTTCCGTGGAGAGCCCGTCAATAACCCGTTGCAGAAGGGTCGTCACGTGATTTTCGGATTTGAATACGACTTAACAGATCGAATTGATGTGAATGTTGAAGGGTACATCAAGGACTTCAACCAAATGACCAACATCAACCGGAACAAGATTTACGAAGACAACCTATCGAACAATGATAAGCCCGAGTATCTCGTGAAGGATTTCATCATTGAAACTGGATTGGCCCGTGGAATTGACGTGAGCATGAAGTATGCGGATAAGAATATGTATGTCTGGTTCGTCTACAGTTTGGGTAAAGTGACCCGTACAGACGAATTCATTACTTATGCACCACATTTTGACCGTCGCCACAACATTAACATAGTGACGACCTATAAATTTGGAAAAGACGACGCTTGGGAAATTAACGGACGTTGGAACTTTGGTTCTGGATTTCCTTTCACCCAAACGGCTGGCTTCTATGAGCTGCTGAACTTCGAAGATGGTATCAATACCGATCCTTCAAATACCAATGGGGAGCTGGGTATTGTATACGACGATTTGAATGGAGGACGTCTTCCGACCTACCACCGTTTGGACTTGGGAATGAAGCGTACATGGAAATGGGGACAACACAATGTTCTTGAAGCGATCCTTAGTATTACGAATGTCTACGATCGTCAGAATATTTTCTACTTCGATCGTGTTGATTACGAGCGTGTTGATCAGCTTCCAATTCTGCCGAGTGTAGGATTTACCTACTCGTTCTAA